A region from the Methanothermobacter sp. genome encodes:
- the purQ gene encoding phosphoribosylformylglycinamidine synthase subunit PurQ yields MRVGVIRFPGSNCDRDVYHVLELAGAEPEYVWWNQRDLGHLDAVIIPGGFSYGDYLRAGAIAAITPVMDAVKELVKEEKPVLGICNGAQILAEVGLVPGVFTVNEHPKFNCQWTRIQVKTTRTPFTRLFRRDEVIRMPVAHAEGRYYHENVSEVWDNDQVMLQFHGENPNGSLDGITGVCDESGLVCAVMPHPERASEMILGSDDGFKFFRGIMKI; encoded by the coding sequence ATGAGGGTTGGAGTAATAAGGTTTCCTGGATCCAACTGTGACCGTGACGTTTACCATGTCCTGGAACTTGCCGGGGCAGAACCCGAATATGTATGGTGGAATCAGCGGGACCTGGGACACCTGGACGCGGTTATAATCCCGGGGGGCTTCTCATACGGGGACTACCTCCGTGCAGGTGCAATCGCAGCCATAACCCCAGTTATGGACGCTGTTAAGGAGCTGGTGAAGGAGGAAAAACCTGTCCTCGGAATATGTAACGGTGCACAGATCCTGGCAGAGGTCGGCCTTGTCCCGGGGGTCTTCACCGTCAATGAGCACCCAAAATTCAACTGCCAGTGGACCAGAATCCAGGTTAAGACCACAAGAACCCCCTTCACACGGCTCTTCAGACGGGATGAGGTTATACGGATGCCTGTTGCCCATGCAGAGGGGAGATACTACCATGAAAACGTCAGCGAGGTCTGGGATAACGATCAGGTCATGCTGCAGTTCCACGGTGAAAACCCCAACGGATCCCTTGATGGGATAACAGGGGTCTGCGATGAATCCGGACTGGTATGTGCTGTGATGCCCCACCCGGAAAGGGCCTCAGAGATGATACTCGGATCAGATGACGGCTTCAAATTCTTCAGGGGCAT